TGTTTTAATGTTAAACAGCTCAACATTTTTATGCTTTTAGCCATTGAGCAAACAACTCCTAAAATTGACGAATACACAAAAAAAGGCGTTTATATTGTAACATTTTAATTATATGTGTATTTTTGTACCCTATTTTTGAATAAATTTCAATTTAAAATTATTTATCATGATTGCAGAAGTTGTAAAAGCTAACGATCTTATAAAATCTGACCCTGTTTTTGGACAGCCTTCTTTTAATGACCACGAGCAAATCGTTTTTTGTCATGACAAAGATACTGGTTTAAAAGCAATAATCGGTATTCATAATACCGTTTTAGGACCTGCTCTTGGAGGTACCAGAATGTGGAGCTACGCTAACGAATGGGAAGCTTTAAATGATGTTTTAAGGCTATCGAGGGGAATGACCTATAAATCTGCAATTTCAGGATTAAATTTAGGCGGTGGTAAAGCCGTTATCATTGGCGATTCAAAAAAGGATAAAACACCAGCCATGATGGCTAAATTTGGCGAGTTTATCCACTCGTTAAGTGGTAAATATATTACTGCTGAGGATGTAGGTACTACTACACCCGATATGGATATTATTCGTGATATTACTCCTCACGTTACAGGAATTTCAGAATCTAAAGGAGGTTCAGGTAACCCATCGCCAGTAACAGCCTACGGTGTTTACATGGGAATGAAAGCTGCTGCAATGCACCGTTTTGGTACCGATAAACTAGATGGTAAAAAAGTACTAGTGCAGGGTACAGGGCATGTTGGCGAAACATTAATAAGCTACCTTGCTAAAGAGGGCGCACATATAGAAATTACCGATATTAACGAAGCTAAAATGCAAGAAGTAGCCGCTAAATATGGTGCACATATTTATACAGGTAAAGATATTTACAGTGCCGATGTAGATATTTATGCTCCGTGTGCATTGGGTGCTACTGTTAATGATGATACCATACAAAGGCTAAAAGCTAAAGTAATAGCAGGTGCTGCTAACAACCAGTTGGCTAACGATGAAGTACATGGTAAAATATTACAGGAAAAAGGTATATCATACGCGCCAGACTTCCTTATAAACGCAGGAGGTATAATTAATGTATATGCTGAGATTGTAGGTTACGACAAAGCAGAGTCGATGCGCAGAACAGAAAATATTTATAACACTACATTAGAGATATTTACGCACGCTGAAGCTAATGGTATAACAACCCAAAA
The Flavobacterium litorale genome window above contains:
- a CDS encoding Glu/Leu/Phe/Val dehydrogenase dimerization domain-containing protein, translating into MIAEVVKANDLIKSDPVFGQPSFNDHEQIVFCHDKDTGLKAIIGIHNTVLGPALGGTRMWSYANEWEALNDVLRLSRGMTYKSAISGLNLGGGKAVIIGDSKKDKTPAMMAKFGEFIHSLSGKYITAEDVGTTTPDMDIIRDITPHVTGISESKGGSGNPSPVTAYGVYMGMKAAAMHRFGTDKLDGKKVLVQGTGHVGETLISYLAKEGAHIEITDINEAKMQEVAAKYGAHIYTGKDIYSADVDIYAPCALGATVNDDTIQRLKAKVIAGAANNQLANDEVHGKILQEKGISYAPDFLINAGGIINVYAEIVGYDKAESMRRTENIYNTTLEIFTHAEANGITTQKAAMTLAQQRIDDRKKESAK